A region from the Aquimarina sp. ERC-38 genome encodes:
- a CDS encoding CinA family nicotinamide mononucleotide deamidase-related protein, which produces MLAEIITIGDEILIGQIVDSNSAFLGKELNKIGIDVYQITSISDDQKHILNALEEAKNRVDIILITGGLGPTKDDITKHTLTEYFDDTLVENKEVLLHIEAIFKKYITTPISDLNRQQALVPSKATVLMNAYGTAPGMWLEKDKTVFVSMPGVPFEMKNLMKAEVLPRLIKKFDRPYIIHKTVLTYGLGESAIAEKIDAWENQLPPFIKLAYLPNLGRVRLRLSARGTNKVQLEEALDKNIKALYPLIGDIISGFEEDSAIEELIGRILVENKQTLAVAESCTGGKIAQVLTARAGASGFFKGGVTTYATTSKITVLGVLKETIETYSVTSHEVVKEMALGAKQIFEADYAVATTGNAGPSKGDGDVEVGTVFIGLATPTDIYSYQYTFSNNRERTIGKSVNKSFELLLKELRATTLSKA; this is translated from the coding sequence ATGTTAGCTGAGATAATTACCATTGGAGACGAAATTCTAATTGGTCAGATAGTAGATAGTAATTCTGCATTTTTAGGTAAAGAACTTAATAAAATTGGCATTGATGTTTATCAGATTACTTCGATAAGTGATGATCAGAAGCATATCTTAAACGCTCTGGAAGAGGCTAAGAATAGGGTAGATATCATTTTAATTACCGGAGGTTTAGGTCCTACCAAAGACGATATTACAAAACATACTTTAACAGAATATTTTGATGACACTCTAGTCGAAAATAAAGAGGTGTTGCTTCATATTGAAGCTATTTTTAAAAAGTATATTACCACTCCGATTTCTGATCTTAATCGTCAACAGGCTTTAGTTCCTTCTAAAGCAACCGTTTTAATGAATGCTTATGGGACTGCTCCCGGTATGTGGCTGGAAAAAGACAAAACTGTCTTTGTTTCCATGCCCGGCGTACCTTTTGAAATGAAAAACTTGATGAAAGCAGAAGTGCTTCCGCGACTTATTAAAAAATTTGACCGTCCTTATATCATCCATAAAACCGTATTGACTTACGGGCTGGGGGAAAGTGCTATTGCTGAAAAAATTGATGCATGGGAAAACCAACTTCCACCCTTTATAAAATTAGCCTATTTGCCTAATTTAGGAAGGGTACGATTACGTCTTTCTGCACGTGGTACTAATAAAGTACAATTAGAGGAAGCTTTAGATAAAAATATAAAAGCCCTGTATCCGTTGATTGGGGATATCATTAGTGGTTTTGAAGAAGATTCGGCTATTGAAGAGTTGATTGGCAGAATTTTAGTTGAAAACAAACAAACCCTTGCGGTAGCGGAGAGCTGTACCGGCGGTAAGATTGCTCAGGTCTTAACAGCAAGGGCAGGAGCTTCTGGTTTTTTTAAAGGAGGTGTGACTACTTATGCCACTACTTCTAAAATAACTGTTTTGGGGGTTTTAAAAGAAACTATAGAAACCTATAGTGTTACCAGTCATGAAGTAGTTAAAGAAATGGCATTGGGAGCAAAACAGATTTTTGAAGCTGATTATGCAGTTGCCACCACAGGAAATGCCGGACCGTCAAAAGGAGACGGTGATGTTGAAGTAGGTACGGTATTTATTGGCCTGGCAACGCCTACGGATATCTATTCTTATCAATATACTTTTAGTAATAACCGGGAACGTACTATAGGTAAATCCGTTAATAAATCCTTTGAACTTTTACTTAAAGAATTACGGGCAACTACTCTTAGTAAAGCTTGA
- the rpmB gene encoding 50S ribosomal protein L28 — MSRVCELTGKKAMVGNNVSHAMNKTKRKFNANLIKKRFYIPEEDKWVTLKISTSALKNINKNGITAVLKEAKAKGFYK, encoded by the coding sequence ATGTCAAGAGTTTGCGAACTTACAGGTAAAAAAGCAATGGTAGGGAACAACGTTTCTCACGCAATGAATAAAACAAAGCGTAAATTTAACGCAAATTTGATTAAAAAACGTTTCTATATTCCGGAAGAGGATAAGTGGGTAACCTTAAAAATATCTACTTCGGCTTTAAAAAATATTAATAAAAACGGGATCACTGCGGTTTTAAAAGAGGCAAAAGCAAAAGGTTTTTATAAATAA
- the rpmG gene encoding 50S ribosomal protein L33 has product MAKKGNRVQVILECTEHKATGKPGTSRYITTKNKKNTPDRLEIKKFNPVLKKMTVHKEIK; this is encoded by the coding sequence ATGGCAAAAAAAGGCAATAGAGTACAGGTAATTTTAGAATGTACCGAGCATAAGGCTACTGGTAAACCTGGTACTTCAAGGTATATTACGACAAAAAATAAAAAAAATACTCCGGACAGATTGGAGATAAAAAAGTTTAACCCGGTTCTTAAAAAAATGACCGTACATAAAGAAATCAAATAA
- a CDS encoding DUF4295 domain-containing protein, which translates to MAKKSVASLQTGSNRLTKAIKMVRSPKSGAYTFVEAIMPPDAVKDYFNKK; encoded by the coding sequence ATGGCAAAGAAATCAGTAGCATCTTTACAGACCGGTTCTAACAGATTAACGAAGGCTATTAAAATGGTTAGATCTCCAAAATCAGGAGCATATACTTTTGTCGAAGCAATTATGCCACCGGATGCTGTAAAAGATTATTTTAATAAAAAATAA